A window of the Harmonia axyridis chromosome 5, icHarAxyr1.1, whole genome shotgun sequence genome harbors these coding sequences:
- the LOC123680995 gene encoding uncharacterized protein LOC123680995 yields MKVFSCFVILVSLLCLASTCCLKSKYWDIKTSKMDEMLEKMEYMMEKKLEMKCKLDAYKNMKQAMSFAGKLPCNCEYVFGHPIEQCKPKSCNAAPCVMHPPQFGGFYF; encoded by the exons ATGAAGGTGTTCTCttgttttgttattttggtGTCGCTATTATGTCTAGCTTCTACTTGT tgcCTAAAATCCAAATATTGGGATATCAAAACAAGTAAAATGGACGAGATGCTGGAGAAGATGGAATACATGATGGAGAAAAAGTTGGAGATGAAGTGCAAACTAGATGCGTACAAGAATATGAAACAAGCTATGAGTTTTGCAGGCAAGCTGCCTTGTAACTGTGAATACGTTTTTGGACATCCTATAGAACAGTGCAAACCAAAATCTTGCAATGCAGCACCTTGTGTCATGCATCCCCCACAATTTGGAGGTTTTTACTTTTGA